Genomic window (Gammaproteobacteria bacterium):
CAACTCGATGTATATCGTTTCCCATTCACCGCAGCGTTAGCTGGGCGCGATCTGCGTCTCATTATCAGATTGGCAACGGAAGTGCAGGCGCTTACGTGTGCTTGGCAACCGGATATTCTCCACCTGCATACAGTTCAACCCAGCGCATTCTTTTTTCTGCGCCTGCAAAAGGCGATTAAACGACCCTATGTTTATACCACCCATGACCCACTCATGGGGCATCCCGACCAAAACTCTTTGTGGATGCAGATCATTTCATCCACTACCAATGTGGTGGCTGTGTCTCAAACTATGCGAGATCAGGTTATCAGTGCAGTACCCAGCGCCATTTCCAAGACGCGCGTGATTCTCAATGCACTGAGCATGCCCGCCGACGCTCCCACTTCTATTAGTTTTCATCCCCCCAGCCTATTTTGTGCGGCTCGTTTATTTCAGACGAAAGGTTTGGATGTGCTGCTCCGTAGCCTGCCCGCCGTGCAGATGCAATTCCCAGAGGTAACCGCAGTGATCGCAGGAGACGGGCCTATCCGCGCCGCCCTGCAAGATCTTTCGCGGGAATTGGGCATCTCACACGCTGTCCGATTCACCGGCTGGATTGCCCCACAACAGATACCGGCTGAAATTAATCATGTCACGCTAGTAATGGCGCCCTCTCTGCAGGAGGAATCCTTTGGGCTGATCCTGCTTCAGGCCATGCAAATGGCCCGTCCGGTAATCGCCAGTCGCGTGGGAGGTATGACGGAG
Coding sequences:
- a CDS encoding putative Glycosyltransferase family 4 protein (Evidence 3 : Putative function from multiple computational evidences), which produces MRILHWAESFLPRIGGGEVFIHQLAGALQLHGHRCAIITNQVDNLPTYEQIDQLDVYRFPFTAALAGRDLRLIIRLATEVQALTCAWQPDILHLHTVQPSAFFFLRLQKAIKRPYVYTTHDPLMGHPDQNSLWMQIISSTTNVVAVSQTMRDQVISAVPSAISKTRVILNALSMPADAPTSISFHPPSLFCAARLFQTKGLDVLLRSLPAVQMQFPEVTAVIAGDGPIRAALQDLSRELGISHAVRFTGWIAPQQIPAEINHVTLVMAPSLQEESFGLILLQAMQMARPVIASRVGGMTEVVQHEQTGWLVPPGDISALSTAIVRMLQDPVRAAQFGKQGRERAQTIFSWERCLTEYERLYQQMVA